atagataataaagtaagtcacaaataaaataaataataatttcaaaagattttgaataagacgagtggtgaaacgttgcaaccaaaaacttaaaatctcttatattatgggatggagggagtagtaattaattaagtttgtgTTTTGGACATATGTGATTAATGTATATGAAATCATTGTATAGATTAAAGTTTTCGTGATGAACAATTAGTTATGCAAGCTAATGATGGAAATGAAACTGGTGAAGTAGTGTTTTGTTTGGTGAAATATATGTAAGGGATTTGATGGGCCACTCAGCCTGACGGTGGTCGGCCTGTGTGGTCATATAGGGCTGCTCTGTAGTCTGACCGGTAGATTTTTTACTGAACGTTTGGAGGtgattggaagtttggttgaaattgaaacgatgtgacgtaaaagttagaagtttgtgtgtgtaggaaagttttgatgtgatggaaaagttggaagtttaaaaaaatattttggaactaaacacggcctgaaTTTGTGTTTCATGTTAGTTGCTTAATGTTTATGGATTATAGTTATGTTTCATGTACGTGTCATATACTGTTTCTGTTTTTGTGCTAATTGTCACTGATGGGATCAGGAATCGACTTGGGTGAAGATAATGTCCAAACGATAAGATCGTGCGGAACGCTAAGGCTAAAAAACAATGCATATAAAGGTTAAAACTACATATGGCATAGGTTTCGCCTTGAAGTACGACTTATGTTTGAAAGTTGAGACATCAGTTATTTGGAGGCACTTAATAAACACATCTTCTTCTCTGACAGGCAGACACCGCGCTCAATAACAGTTAGAGAAGGGAGATTCAGCGGTCGGACAAGCAAGTCAAGGGTGGTCGGATTAGCGATAACAAGGCGATTAGACCAGGGTTTACACTACcgtcggtaaccgcgcggttaccgcccttaccgcggggtacggtaataAAAATAtcacggtaacctccttaaattcaaataaatttaaaaaataatttgaatttttgataaattttgcacggttttataCGGTTTTTCATGTTTAACGCTGTAatcgtgcttaccgccggggcgcggtaaccccggccccagcggtttgggaaaccctggatTAGACCAGTGACTAGGAGGAAGGATTTGATGTACAGGGCGGCACACACCATAAGTGGGTTTGCAAAACTGCCAGTAAGTGCGCGCGGTTACTGGGCTTACCtcggggtacggtaaaagaaaaaccgcggtaacctccttaaatttaaataaattttaaaaataatttaaaattttgataaattttacacggtttCGTACGGTTTACCACGGTTACCgtggttaccgcgcggtaaccgtgcttaccaccGGAGCACGGTAACCCTGCCTCGGCGGTCTGAGAATCCCTCCATAACTGGGCCGATGGACCCAGCTGTCCATTGCATGGATCTGCACTTCATTCATATGTGTACGTACTGAAGAGTGTACTTGATTCTGTAGGATGCAATGGAAGATTCAGATATATACGTACTGCTTGGTGCGAATAAAATTAACGATGGATGCAGAATTCTGTGCATGCTAGTATCGTGCAGATGAGATCATAACAGCTGGTCGATTGGTTTATATAGATAATGCAGGTGCAAATGGAAAATCTACTCGCGTATCATTTTGCATTGTTTTCCATTTTTGAGTGGCACCGGCACCAAGTAGCCAGGTGACGCAGACGAGAagggaataattaactatttaccactcttaTGAGTGGTGTTAAATTATTTGCCATTAAACCTACATGTTATAGACACATGAGAGCCCATATGTCATAGACAGCGAGtgataaataattaattgccacatcttaagAGTGGCAAGAAGTTAAATGTCCCGAGGAGAAGTTGCGAGAAACGGTATATTTataaacgaaaagtaatttgtgaataaaacttttatatgcatgttcttagcgatctaaaagcaaaggttgaaaaataaacttcaatgaaaaTACTTCAAAAtcagctctaaatttaaggttgaaaatttaaattttggctgataagcataagcataagaaaAAGATGAGTTGGTTGAGACATGGCATAGATAATAAGTAAAGTGCAATTATAGGTTTTCCGTATCAAAcatttgatcgtccgtcttatttaatttttttttaaaaaaataagtcacgcataaagtattgtTCATGTTGTATCAtctgataacaataaaaatactaatcataaaaaaattaaataagacggacagttaaacaTTGGATGTGGGTGAAAGGGTAAGCAACCTAGTGGTTGTAGTGACTTGAGTAGCACcctaaggtcctgagttcaaatctccatagaaacaaatttcaaattgggttatttgagggctaagttccttatttgataggctaagttcctaGTTTAAAAAGTTTCATAAATACCATGCTCTAAAAAATAAGGTTTCataaatacccttctctaaaaaaatagaaaaaaatgttgAACGTGGAAACCCACAACTGCATTTAAAATAGGACGGGGGTAATACTTcctctatctcaaaatataagatgTAGTGTTTATGGTAGAACTCATCGGGGAAGCCTGAGAGACGGTGGTTTACCCTATGGCGGGTTGGTtgaatgtgacacatcatagtactataaatctaaacAGGGTATTAGGATGTGTAACATTCAATGAAAACCTTTCATATTTTGAGACGGGGAGAGAAAAGAACAAAGGAAACCAGTCAAAGAACGAGGACTCCTAATTCTGTTCAAACCCAAAACTACCACAAAAATATACATTTTAGGACTGTTCGAAcccaaaattataaaaaaaaatacatattttgaGATACATAACAAAGGAATCCAGTCAAAAACGAGGACTCTAATTCTGTTCGAACCCAAAACTACCACAAAAATACATATTTTGGAACAAGGAGAGTACATAACACCTAGGAATCCAGTCAAATGAACGAGGACTCCAATTCTGTTCCAACCCAAAACTACCACAAAAATACACACAGGAAACCAAACAAATGTCCAATCAATCAAGGACGTAGTAGTAGCATGAGACGCAGGGACCAGAAAACAGTCGGTGTCTCGCCATTAGTCAtcagtctccctctcctcttcttccactTGCCTAGTAGCTGGAGCAGCTAACTTTCATGGCCCAATGCAACCACAGCCACTCACCCTCACCCTCGAGCTGTCTTGCACGCATCGTCGATTACTAATTCTTCCAATTATCCATCGCCGGAATCTTGGTTGGTTAGTTGATCAGCTCGCTCGCTCGTCGCCGGTGAGATGGAGGTGATGACCATCGTCTTCATGGTCGTCAGCGTCGGTGCCATCGTCGCCATGGCCGTCATGCTCCACATGTGCGCGCGCAGCGGCGtgcccgcggcggcgacgggagaccgccggcggcggggcggcggcgggtggcggcggcgtcgtggtgatggtggaggcggcggccggtgggctCGACGAGGCGGCGATCAAGGCGCTGCCCAAGGTGGTGtatggcacggcggcggcggcggagagcagcTGCGCGGTGTGCCTCGGCgagtacggcggcggcgacgagctccgggtGCTCTCCTGGTGCGCGCACTCCTTCCACCGCCACTGCGTCGACCCGTGGCTGCGCCTCAACCCGACGTGCCCCGTCTGCCGCACCTCGCTCGCCGACCAGCCCACACAATCAtgactactactccctccatttcaaaatataaggaacaacccccttaacccaaagatcaagaaataattaatattatcTTGTAgattggatcatcctaataaatataatacatgTATCCaataaaacatctaaaaaagtgattgtgccttatattatgtaaTATGTAATCATGTAAAccaagcagagcagagcagagcataTACACTGTGAAAAGGGCTCGAATACGAATTTGAAATTCAATCTCCCCCAAATTCCATTTCGTTCAAACCATCGATCTACAATGTTCAAACACAAGACACAACTTAGATTACATCACTACTAGTATTACACAGGCATTACCGGGGAATATATCCAAACCACCCTGCCTGATGGGTTGATGGATAATCTTAAATGGATGGATAAGAGGATGCACATCCACATCCAACCTTATTCATAGATAGCTAATCAAGTCATTACACATAATACAGCACAGGTACAAACACAGACAGACGGACGGACAGACGACGGTATATATGTCCTAAGATTAATGTGCTTACAGCAAGTTAGGCATGATAAGAGATATTATGAGCATGATGGGTAGGGTAcacgtatgtatgtatgtatgttgcTGTGCCACACCACAATCATACCATACATACAAGCAAGCTAAACTGATGCAGAGCCTAATAACCGGCTGTCACCCAGCAACGTCAGTTCCTTGGTCGATTTGATTACACAATGCAAATGCGAATGATTCCTAAAAGGCGTACATCACGGACAAGGGGAGGAGGATGATGATTCGTTGGGGggtttcatcttcatcttcaggtgCACTTCACGGCAGAGGCACCAGCCGGCAGCTGCCCGTTGTTGACAGGGGATGACTCcttggcgggggcggcggcggaaggcggctGGCTGTCCTGGTGAGGGCCTTTGTCCGCGGAGTTCTCTactggagcagcagcagcagctttggGTGCGGAAGGCTCAGTTGGGTTGCTTGGTGGAGCAGCTGCTGCTTCAGGTTCAGCTGGCTTTGcatcctctttcttctctcctccttccgATGGTGCTGGAGGAGCAGCCTCAGATTCAGCCGGTTTTGCATCTTCCTTCTCGGTTCCGGCTGGTGCTGGAGCAGGAGTGTCGGCGTCTGCGGTCTTGCTGGCATCTTCAGCAGTTTTCATCTCCACATCGGTGTCTTTTGGAGCATCTTCGCTAGGGGCCTCCTTCGCCTCTTCAGCAGGCTTTGTCTCTACATCAGTCTCCTTTGGAGCATCTTCGCTAGGGGCCTCCTTGTCAGCTTCAGCGTCTTTCGCTTCTTCATTTTCGGTGGCCTCCTTTTTCTCCTGCTTGCCCTTTCTGCCAGATGAGTTCCTAGAACGTTTCGGGATCTTCTCCCCTTCTGGGCTATCGAAAGCCTTAACTTTCTCGCTAATGCGAGCAGAGCGCCTTGGAGTATCACCTGTGTCCAAGTGTTTCTTAGATAAAGCAGAGAGACTGCTGCAGTCATCGTCATTTCTACTAAACCTAGTGAAATTTCAAGGCAGCACTAAAGAAGGAAATTTATCTAGTGGGTACCAGTTCCCCAATCAAACTCTGAGGATGCAGGGCCTCCAGGGTGTGCCTTCAGATACTGGCTCAGCTGTCTCTTGTTCTTAATCTCTTCTCCAGTTGGTGAAACAAAAACAATCTCAAATCTCCCCCCTCTCTGGGGAGTAAACTACAATAGAAAGAAATCAAGGATGTTAATTGATGCTATCAAATGATGAATGCAATACATATGCCTACAAACATTTCTTTGTAACATTAAACAAAATAAACACATCAACATGTCCCCAGCAACAGATTGCTGAACAAAACAGATCCTAGTGCTATCCAATGTTTAATAGTGAATCGACAACCTTCTACGAGGCAGGCATCCTATTCAAGTCCCCCTAATATTGTCAGACAAAGCAAGCTTGCATGCTTGATACTACTTTTGAAGTTACATGGTTAACAAAGAATGCCACAAAAAGAATTAGCATTGCCCTTAGACAACTACCAATAAAGAACAATCCCGTAGACTTGTTTGTGCACAACAGCAAAATACCAAATCCGACTTCACCCATAATTACTGATACTTGCTTGTATTAAGACATCTTCTACCAAACTAGTGAAAGCTGTGGATAACTAGTGGCTATTGCCTAAACAGAAATTATAGACTAACAATAAAATGGTAAAATGTGACAATCTCaagaaaattgttttaaaatgatcctaaaaaaaatacaaatccaactatatataataaaaacaacTGCCAGCTGGCAAACACTGCTGCCAAAGTGACCAAATTCAAGAATTAATTTAATTGAATAAACAGTTTCAGAAAGGTAAACCATTCTGCAATCCATATGGTTTACATCTCCAGAATTAATCATATGGACTAATACTTTCACCATGAATGATTGAATTGCACAAAACTAAATCTAATACTGGTATTTGGTGTTTCGACTTGGTTTCATAGGCAATATTGCTTCAACTTCTCAAGTTACTTCAATTAATTGTCTCCAGCAAAGTATATTAAAGAGATATAGTACATTACAGAATCAATAAGTACTAACCAGGTTGACTTTAACATGAATATGACTGCAGAATATTAGGGACAACAAGTTACTGCTATTAATGGTATTGCTTATCAGTAATACCCTACTTTATGCACAGTATGCACAAAAGGGCTCCTTTTAGGCAGTAAAACACAAAGTTAACAAAAAAAAGCCCAGATTCAGTATTGGGAAGTGACACTGGCTTCAAACACAGTTATGAAGAAAAAGAACAGAGTGAGACTAAGAACTCTGCCATGAGGAAAAAGAGATTTATCTCCATTTGTGAAACATAACAAAAGGCAACAGACATGTCGAAGGCAGCATGTTCTGCATTTGCAGTTATGTAATAAAAGAAAACCAATGCTTTTGTAGCACAAAAGACTAGCGCTGCTAAGCTTGTGCGGTTGTACCAACTTCAAAAATGGCACTTTCAAGGGGCATTTCACCAATTTCTAGTAAAATCACATAAATGTAAACAGTTTGTAAAACAGAACTTCTGGTGAAGTGGAAAAACAGAAACACCACAAGCACCAATGACAAGGTAACCACTAATTTGGCAAGCATGCCAAATGTCCACAAATTTAGCAAACCATTTTATTCCCCTTTCAAACAAAAATTTAGCAATAGATGAGTAAATGACAAAAGCACCAACCAGAATCCCACCTATATTGCTTTaaaaataaactccaatatCCATCCATGTAAGCAATAATAGATAATGCCAACTATACCACAAAAAAATAGGTCGAGTTCCAACTAACTAACAAAACAAGTAGGTAATGGGCCTACCTGACAAATTTAGGTGTTACTGGCTGAATTCAAGTCACAAGCAACCTCGATCACCCAGCACAGTTATTATCCAAGGAAAATAGAAACAGATGGTAGGGAAACAGCCAAACTAAACTGAATAGTCTAGTTGATACATTATGCATGCTTCTTTTATCCAGTAGAAAATCCAGGGAGTCGAGTCACCATAAGCACACAAAGTATCAAGTAAGAAGCTAACAAGTTCCTGAACTCAAGAAGGTCATTGTCGCTGGGATTTTCTGATGCGACCCTAGAGGAATAGAAAAGGGCTAAAGAGAATATCTAAGTGGATGAGTGAGCAGAAGCATTCCAAACCGACACCTTATTTTAGACAAACATAACATATTCTCAGGGAAACAAATGACTGCCAACATGTGACACACCAGTGCCCTGCTCTGTTACATCACGCTTTGCATTTTTCAGATCACTCTGCTCAAGCAGTGCCTCCTTAACAGTGCTAAGCTCTAATAGTAATACTAAAACTAAACCTAAGATATTGCCAGATTCCAAAATAAAGTACAAATATGAATAACGATCTCGGTGCACTCCCTAATCCCACTAAATGCAATTGCAGCAGCTCACAGCAGCAGAACATTTCCCATTTCGGCTTCACTACAAATACTACACAGTTAAAGAGTTCGCTAATGAAGTACCCCATATGCTTATCCCCTAACAACAAACTAAATGGCAAAGCACTTCCCAACAGGGGCAGACCTGCACACCAGTACTCAACCAACGCCATGGAATATTCCGACCAACGATACAACCACCTCGTAATGCAGAGCGGCAGTACGAGCCGAAATTTGGGAATCAGCCTACTAGAGCATAATCGAGCTCGGAAACTCTCAATTCTAACACTAATCACCCGAACAGCGTACGCTCCACCAAACCAAGTAACCTACTCGCGGAAGTGGGTGAGACGTAATCCAACTATAGCAGACAAGCTCCAACACTGCTCGCCCAGCTCGCGACGTGTAGATACAGCTCCAATCGAGCTCAGCGAACTCACGTGACTAACAGATATACAAACCCTAGCTTAATCTTCCGTAGCTGAGCACGTGAACCCAATCGCACAAACCCTAgaaccgaaaaaaaaaatggaacgaTGTAAGCACCAAACCCCTAAATTCAAAACCCTAGATCCACCTCGAATTCGACCTCCAACTCCCTCAATTCCTCCCAccaacacccccccccccccccagccGCTCGAATTCCGCCCCAATTCGACGCAAAATCGAAGCGAAGCATAACAAAAGCAAAACAGCAACCGAATTAAAGCAGCAGTTGAAACCAAAGCTTAGCTATTATCTCGTCTCGAACCTTCTTCGTCCACCCCTCCGGCGCCGGCATCTCCACGGACAccacctccttcgccgccgcctccgtcacctccgccgtctgcgccgccgccgcctgctgctgctgctcgtcgccggccgtggCCATGGTTTCGAGTTTTCGCTTCCCGCTCGCAACGCAACGCACTCTCGCTTCGagaaaaatggagagagaagagacgagacgaggagagagaggaaacgaAACGATAGACGTgtggggatttggggatttttatATCCGcttcggattttttttcctctttttttttataaataacgGCTCCATTTGGGAGGCCGTGAGGGGACACGCGCGGATAATACCCCCAAGTGACAGCTCCCCACCCCGGCCCTCCCCCAATGACAGACCGGTCCCACCGCCTTCCTCGGGGGAGCGGGCCCCACGTGACAGTGGGATTACGGGTGGGTGGCTGGGTGAGTGGGTGCTCATGGCGGTTCGGGACAGACGTGGACGGCCGTCGTGGGGGAGGTTGACGGCGTTGGACGGAGGAGAGGCTCTGTGGACGCGGTCCATGGACCCACCCTAGTGTGAGTGGTAGCTTAGACAGGGGGTGGGTGTGTGGTCCATGGACCGGGTGTaggggaggagacggcgggACTGAGAGGCGGGCGGCAAACCGGATTGCAGAGGAAGCCGTTGGAGTCCGCGGATACGGGAAAAAGGGCGCGCTACGCGACGCGGGGGGagtgacacgtggggcccatgggccgccgggcccacctgtcacgGGGATCCGCGCCTCGTACTGCCGCGTACGCGAGGCTTTTTTCCCTTCTCGGACGCCACGTGGCGGACCTCGGCCCGGATAACGGTGGGCCGACGGAGGCCACGTGTCCACCCCGCACGCGCGCGTCGTGGCCCGTGccgtaataaaaaaatatattattattatactattataaaaaagaTTTTTCTGACATAAACGTTCAGTTGTTTGACTGTTGACCACTTGTCTGGTGTTAGTTGGGCCTTGTGGGTTGGGCTTGGGAATTATCTGGGCCAGAATGGTGCAGTGTCAGGCCCATTTGATTTCATGTCTATGTCAATATGAAGAGGAGGATGCTCAGACCTACTACAAAATGTTGATGTGACTAGGGCGAACTGTTTAGTGGAAGAACAATAAATGGCATTAAGAAAAGTAGCCTGATTGGGGAGCTAACTGAGCAGAGATGGATCACCAACCAAACCATATGGATGATGATCATATCATAAGTTCATAACCCTGATGAGCCAGAGCTTGATTCTGAATGCTCATCACCATTTCAGCTAATTAACTGAGCATGAACATGATTGCTCATTTCAGTTAACTCTACTCACACTGACACTGCTTGAAGGAAATACACTAATTTCTGGTAATCCTCAGTCATTATTAACAGCTTTAACAACATCTAATCAGTGCAGGAGCTGAAGAGGAGAATCCAGTCATTCCAGGATTTCAAACTCATATGGACGAGGAGATCGGCAAATAAAATGGCGCACCGTTTGGCTAAGGAAAGCCTTAATACGCGTGCTTCTTCTAGCTGGATAGAGTCAGCACCGgagttttttattttctctgttATCAGAGGACTGTAATCTGGATGCTGTAATTTGAGTTTTCCTTGCTTTccactctcaaaaaaaaaaacatctaatcAGTGCAGTATATGTTTGTTTGATACGGcatacattcttttttt
This genomic window from Oryza sativa Japonica Group chromosome 12, ASM3414082v1 contains:
- the LOC107279782 gene encoding RING-H2 finger protein ATL70-like — its product is MVEAAAGGLDEAAIKALPKVVYGTAAAAESSCAVCLGEYGGGDELRVLSWCAHSFHRHCVDPWLRLNPTCPVCRTSLADQPTQS
- the LOC4352815 gene encoding methyl-CpG-binding domain-containing protein 11 isoform X2; amino-acid sequence: MATAGDEQQQQAAAAQTAEVTEAAAKEVVSVEMPAPEGWTKKRGGRFEIVFVSPTGEEIKNKRQLSQYLKAHPGGPASSEFDWGTGDTPRRSARISEKVKAFDSPEGEKIPKRSRNSSGRKGKQEKKEATENEEAKDAEADKEAPSEDAPKETDVETKPAEEAKEAPSEDAPKDTDVEMKTAEDASKTADADTPAPAPAGTEKEDAKPAESEAAPPAPSEGGEKKEDAKPAEPEAAAAPPSNPTEPSAPKAAAAAPVENSADKGPHQDSQPPSAAAPAKESSPVNNGQLPAGASAVKCT
- the LOC4352815 gene encoding methyl-CpG-binding domain-containing protein 11 isoform X1; translation: MATAGDEQQQQAAAAQTAEVTEAAAKEVVSVEMPAPEGWTKKFTPQRGGRFEIVFVSPTGEEIKNKRQLSQYLKAHPGGPASSEFDWGTGDTPRRSARISEKVKAFDSPEGEKIPKRSRNSSGRKGKQEKKEATENEEAKDAEADKEAPSEDAPKETDVETKPAEEAKEAPSEDAPKDTDVEMKTAEDASKTADADTPAPAPAGTEKEDAKPAESEAAPPAPSEGGEKKEDAKPAEPEAAAAPPSNPTEPSAPKAAAAAPVENSADKGPHQDSQPPSAAAPAKESSPVNNGQLPAGASAVKCT